From a single Nissabacter sp. SGAir0207 genomic region:
- a CDS encoding NCS2 family protein, which produces MSVHTAERESGTAATPHNSELIYRLEDRPPLPQTLFAACQHLLAMFVAVITPALLICQALGLPAQDTQHIISMSLFASGLASILQIKTWGPVGSGLLSIQGTSFNFVSPLIMGGMALKNGGADVPTMMAALFGTLMVASCTEIVLSRFLHLARRIITPLVSGIVVMIIGLSLIQVGLTSIGGGYGAMADHTFGAPKNLLLAASVLVVIIVLNRQRNPYLRVASLVIAMAVGYLLAWALDMLPVTAGATSQSWIMLPTPLYYGLGFDWNLLLPLMLIFMVTSLETIGDITATSDVSEQPVAGPLYMKRIKGGVLANGLNSLLSAVFNTFPNSCFGQNNGVIQLTGVASRYVGFVVALMLVVLGLFPGVSALVQHIPEPVLGGATIVMFGTIAASGVRIVSREPLNRRAIMIIALSLAVGLGVSQQPLILQFAPDWVKNLLSSGIAAGGITAIVLNLVFPQEK; this is translated from the coding sequence ATGAGCGTACACACCGCCGAGCGGGAGTCTGGCACTGCCGCCACTCCCCACAATAGTGAATTGATCTACCGCCTGGAGGATCGCCCGCCGCTGCCGCAAACCCTGTTTGCCGCCTGCCAGCATCTGCTGGCGATGTTCGTGGCGGTGATCACCCCGGCACTGCTGATTTGTCAGGCGCTCGGCCTGCCCGCGCAGGACACCCAGCACATCATTAGCATGTCGCTGTTCGCCTCCGGCTTGGCTTCCATCCTGCAAATCAAGACCTGGGGGCCGGTGGGGTCTGGGCTGCTCTCCATTCAGGGCACCAGCTTTAACTTCGTCAGCCCGCTGATCATGGGCGGCATGGCGCTGAAAAACGGCGGCGCGGATGTGCCGACCATGATGGCGGCGCTGTTCGGCACGCTGATGGTCGCCTCTTGTACTGAGATTGTGCTGTCGCGCTTCCTGCATCTGGCGCGCCGCATCATTACCCCGCTGGTCTCCGGCATTGTGGTGATGATCATTGGCCTCTCCCTGATTCAGGTGGGACTGACCTCCATCGGCGGCGGCTACGGCGCGATGGCCGATCACACCTTCGGCGCGCCGAAAAACCTGCTGCTGGCCGCCTCGGTGCTGGTGGTAATCATTGTGCTGAACCGCCAGCGCAACCCCTACCTGCGCGTCGCCTCGCTGGTGATCGCCATGGCGGTCGGCTACCTGCTGGCCTGGGCGCTGGATATGCTGCCCGTCACCGCTGGGGCCACTTCGCAGAGCTGGATCATGCTGCCGACGCCGCTCTACTACGGGCTGGGCTTTGACTGGAACCTGCTGCTGCCGCTGATGCTGATCTTTATGGTGACCTCGCTGGAGACCATCGGCGACATTACCGCCACCTCTGACGTCTCGGAGCAGCCGGTCGCTGGCCCGCTCTACATGAAGCGCATCAAGGGCGGCGTGCTGGCGAATGGCCTCAACTCGTTGCTCTCGGCGGTGTTCAACACCTTCCCCAACTCCTGCTTCGGCCAGAACAACGGCGTGATCCAGTTGACCGGCGTGGCCAGCCGCTACGTCGGTTTTGTGGTGGCGCTGATGCTGGTGGTGCTCGGCCTGTTCCCCGGCGTCAGTGCACTGGTGCAGCACATTCCTGAGCCGGTATTAGGCGGCGCGACCATCGTGATGTTCGGCACCATCGCCGCCTCCGGGGTGCGCATTGTGTCGCGCGAGCCGCTGAACCGCCGCGCGATCATGATTATCGCCCTGTCGCTGGCCGTAGGATTGGGCGTCTCCCAGCAGCCGCTGATCCTGCAATTCGCCCCGGACTGGGTGAAGAACCTGCTCTCTTCCGGCATCGCCGCCGGTGGCATCACCGCCATCGTGCTGAACCTGGTCTTCCCACAAGAGAAGTAA